GATTTAAATTTTTCAGGATTTTATAATAACACCTTTACCGGTAACAGAGCTTCAGAATATGGCGGGTGTATTTATTTCTACTCAGAAGGAATACATGACATCAGTGAATTTGAGTCGGTTAATAATACCGTGATGGGTAATCCGGATGTTACTGAAACAGAAAGCTATATTTATTATTCTGCATACAGATTGCCTGAAAACATCAGATTTTATAATGATACGATCACAGATATCAATTTCAATGAAACGATTGTCAATAAATATAACCGGGTTATTCATTTTGAAGATCGCAGCGACCAGCAGAATGGTACTACCACGATTGAAATTAAAAATTCGGAGTATGCAAGGTGCAACCGGGGCATTTTTTATTTTTTAGCTCGTCATGATATTCAGGATATCTTATTACAGCAATGCTCATTTGAGGAAATCCACACTAGCTCTCCCGGCGGTATCTTTGTAGATGCAAACCATATTGGCGACATCAGAATACAGGCAGGTTCATACACTTCAATCATCAACAGCGAAAGTGATGGTGGAGTCATGTATTTTTCAAGCGCCACCGATGTCGAAAGTCTTCAGGTCCTGCCATACAACACAATACCGGCTATATTCGACGTCTGTTCTGCCAGTTCCGTTGAGGATACAGGTAATGGAGGATGTATTTATGTGAAAGCTGTAAATGGCACTGTTAACACTGTTGATATAAGAAGTGGGATATTTACAAACTGTTCCGCTGATAATGGAGGAGGGAGTTTTTATATTACCGGGGGTAACAATATGACCGGTAAAATCCGGAATATCATTGTCCGGGATAATGAAGTCAGAGGTCTGGCTGACAAATTAGTATACGATGGACCCGGCGGTTTTATGTTTTATTATTCGCCGGCATCCGTCGACTCGATTGCTATCACTGGAAATGAAATGTTTGATTTGCCCATTGCGGGATCAGGAGGGGCATTTTATATTTCATCATACGATATTGGACCTGTATTCATCGAAGGTAATAGTTTCAATCATACATCAAATAATAATACCGGTGATGCGACAAATGGCGGGGCTTTGTGCATGATCAGTGAACAGGATATTGAAAGTATTACCCTATCGGTCGGTCAGCCGGGCATAAAAAATTACTTCAACTCATGTACCACTACTGGTTATGGGGGTTGCATATATGCAGAAGCAGGCGGACTGATAGGTGATATTTTTATAGATCAGGCAGTTTGTGAAGATTGCAGCTCAACTCTCGGCGGCGGTTGTTTTTATTTCACTTCCGGTGGCGCTTTTAAAAACGTACGTAATCAAAATCTGACCGTCACCAATAGCACTCTCAATGCCTTGAATGGGAATACACAAACCAGAGGATCCGGTGGATATCTCTATTATTTTTCTCCGTCGACATTAAATGCTCTGACTATCACTTCTAACCAGCTTAAAAATATCACGGCTGCCGGCCAGGGAGGTGCATTTTTTGTCTCCGTTGCTGATCTTGGACCAGTGACACTCCAATCTAATGATTTTACGAATATCGGAACACAAGGCAATACAGCAGCCGACGGAGGAGTAATATATCTGAGCAGTGGCCATGACATTACCGGTATTGAAATTATCCCTGATAACACGGCAGTCACCAATATATTCACTGAATGTTACAGTGCAGATAATGGCGGATGCATTTATGCGAGGGCTGCCGGATTGATTGGACCTGTTATCCTTGCGGGTGCTATCTTCGATCAATCTCACGCTGGTATCAGAGGAGGCTCCTTGTTCCTTCAATCCGATAATGCTACCATGAGTTCACTTGCTCAAAGCCTGCACATCGAAGGTAATGTCATCACAGGCTCGGCATTACAAAATTCCTCTGAAAGTGAGGGCGGATTCCTGTACTATATTTCTTCCTACTTTTTGGAAACAATCACCCTGGCGTCGAACACTATTCAGAATATTTCCGCTGCGGGTGCCGGTGGCGCTTTTTACATCGCTGCTGATGGAATAGGGCCAGTGAAAATGAAATCTAATGATGTCCAGAATGTTAAAGCAATTAAACAGGGTCAGGGAGCTGATGGAGGAATAATGTTTATTTCAAGCTCCAAAGATATTGCCGGAATTTATATCACTTCCTCATTGACAAGCGTAGCCAATATTTACAGGTCATGTCACAGCAGCGGCTCCGGAGGATGTATTTTTGCTTATGCACAGGGATTAATCGGTGATGTCATAGTTCAGAACAACAATATCACCAATTGTTATGCAGGTGACGGGGGAGGAAGTTTCTATCTGCACTCCGATCATACCTATCCCAGCACCATCACTCAGGGTTTAAATGTTTCAACCAATACAGTATCCGGTAATGGTTCACAATCCTTAACGCAAGGATCGGGTGGATTCCTGTATTATTCTTCACCGGCATATCTGGACTCCCTGATAATTCGTACGAACACCTTCCAGGATATATATGCCACGGAGGCCGGTGGTGCTTTGTACGTTGAGGTATCCGATATGGGTCCTCTAGTGGTGGAAGGTAATTCATTTCAGAATTTGAAATCTGAAAATGATAACGGCGGTGTGCTTTGCCTGATAAGTGCAAAAGACCTTACTGCAATGAAAATCATTTCATCTATTACAGGAGAAACCAATTACTTTAACACTTGTTCTGCCGGAGAACAAGGTGGGTGTATATATGCTCATGCTGCAGGTCTTATTGGAGATGTCACTGTCACAAAAGCCCAATTCACCGACTGTTATGCTGCTACAGGTGGTGGAAGTGTCTTCCTGCAATCCGATTTTATCAATACAGCGATTGTCCAGCAAAATATCACTGTAAACAGCAATGATATTGCTGGAACATCCTTACAAAGTATAACTGGCGGACCGGGAGGATTTATGTATTGTTCCACCCCTTCATTCGTCAGCCTACTGGAAATCAATGACAACAATACCCATGACCTCACCGTAAATGGCTCAGGAGGTGGATTTTATCTGACATCAGCCGGGATCGGAACGGCAACCATTCAAAATAATGTATTTAATCATCTAACCTGCACTGATGATGATATTTACGCCGACGGAGGAGCTATTTCAATATTTTCCAATGATGCTCTTATCGAGAATATAATATTTGCATCAAATGACCTGGAAGAAATCCATGGTTTCAATAATGGCGGCGCATTGAACATTTCAGGTAAAGGGATCCGGCATGGAGTTGTGGACAACAATACGTGGAAAAATATAACGGCTAAAAATTGTGGTGGAATGGGCTATATAAAAAATAGTATCCGCGCCGGAACACTAAATATTGCAGGCAATTCTTTCGAAAACACGCAGTCATTTTCTGAAATACCCTTACAAGGAGGAGCTGTCTATATCTCGGGACTTGATACCCTTGCTTGCGTCGATAACAATTTCAACCACATGAAAAGCATTGATAAAGGCGGTTCTATATATATGGACACCACATTATACACAGATTTCGACATGTGTCGTTTTCAAAACTGTTCATCTGATATAGGAGGAGCGGTATATGCTACCGGAAATAATGAAATGGAAACCCTAACCGCGAAAGGATGCAGTTTCTACCAAAACATCTCAGGTACAAAAGGAGGAGGACTTTTCATTGCTCAATTTGACGATGTCATCATTGGCGAAGAATTAAGCGGTAATATTTTTTCAGCAAATCAAAATCTTAGCACAAATAACGTAAGCAAGGGAGGATCCATATATGCCACCCTCATCAACACTTTTACATTGACCTCGGCAGATGTTTATGGCAATACTTCCAGCGACGGCGGAGGGATATATCTCGATCAAACAGAAACCATTGACCTCAACAGGAACGACTTTATGGGCAATATAGCACTTCACAATGGTGGAGCAATTTATCTCAATAATGTTCGGACGGGTGATATCCGCATGAATGGTTTTCAATATTGCTCTTCAGCTAACAATGGCGGCGCGATTGATATTTCCAATAGCGCCGCTTATAATGACATAGTCAATGTTACCGACAATTACTTTTATAAAAACCAAACACGTGAAGGAGGTGCTATATTATCAAATTATGCACTTGATATAAAACGGAACCTCTTCCGCGAAAACGCATGCTTCAATTTAGATCAATCAGGTGAATATTACGGTTCGGCTATTTATCTTTATGATAAGGGTATCCAATCCATACTTTTCAACAGCATATTCGATAATAACCTCTCTGAAAATCCTGATGATGGTTCGGCCTATTTTCAGCAATCATCCCTCTCGGTACCTCATGAGTTTTCTGTTCAAAATTGCACGTTCCTTAACAGCGGTGAAAATAAATCCGTTTTCTCTAAGCAAAATAAAATTAATATCGTCAACTCACTGTTTCAGAATAGCTTAAAGTTAGATTACGAACCCGGATATTTCAACGAGCATGTCGAAGCTTTTTATTCCGACCTGGTTTTTGCAGATATATGGACCAACAACAATTTCGACAGTGTGGTGGTATTCCAGCCAAACTGCTATACGTTCGATTGTGACCAGCCTGTTGTTGACCAGGGTGATCCGTCATCTATCTACAATGACAATTACCAGCCGATAGGATGCGGCACATTGCGCAATGATGTCGGTATGACCGGAGGACCTCATAATCCTGATGGATCTTCGGTCATCCTTTGTGAACCTAATGATACTCTTTCAGTCAATGTACTCGCCATGCAGGATTGCGATGTATACACTTTTACATGTCCGGAACATCCCGAAAAATGGGATACCTATTTCTGGTTCTTACCTGATGATGAAATTTTAATTAGTGATACAAACCTGATTACTATGCCAATGGATATATCGCCCGGTAAGACTTACATTAAATTATTGGTCGAAGACACCAATCAAATACCATCGCGCTTTGGCTTCGGTATAGGAGAGCTTAATGTTAAAAAACTCCGGATTCCAGCGCTCCAGGTGATCAATCAGACTCCCTCGGGTGATGACTATTTTGTCAATTATATTCCATTTAGGTTCGAGATATCCGCCACTATACTGGATAAACCTGACAATTACTCCTATATTTGGGAGATTATCGAAATGAATGGTGTAACATTAGATACTTCCGAATCAACTGAAACCAGTATTGCGATTATTGTCAATCATATTGATCCCGTAGCATCTGACTTGTTTTTTACAGTCCGGTATACCGGTACCGATACACACTGCAATATTGTGGAGCAAAAAATCCTCCAGGTTAATATCCTGACTGAATGCACCTTACCGGGCGTATCATTTTTTCCGCCCCCAGAACAGGACACAATATTTTTCTATTGCAGCGACTCACTGGTGATTCATTTCTTCCAGGGAATGATCCATCAGTCCGGTGCTGAAATCAATACCGGCAACATACAGAGCATATATACGCTGACTGACAATACAGCCGGAGAAATGCTCTGGGCAGATGAATACAATTTTTTTGAAATCGATCCCACAGGTATTATCCTCTATCCTGATACAGTAGATCTGTGTAATCGCAAAGGACATACTTTCACGCTTACACTCATTGGAGACCAGGTTATTACACAGGATTGCAAAATTAATATGGAAGGTAATCCTTTTACACTCTTTGCTATCACTGATGTAGGTATCGACGAATATCCCACTGCCTTTGAAGTGTTCCCAAATCCTACAAATGATAAAGTCTTCATCCGCTCTTACATGTCTTTATCCCTTGACATCACCGTATATTCAGCATACGGTGAAAAAGTGATGACCATACAGAACCTGAATTCTAAGATTCTGGAGCTGGATTTTCACTCCTTACCGGGTGGGATTTATTTTATACATTTGTCCAACAGCAGCAATCAACAGGTCTCTTCATTCCGGATTGTGAAAGAATAAAGTGTAAATTCATCATATTCAGTATTATGATAAAAAAATATGCAAAATACTTTGCTCTACTGTATGTTATTTTAATCATGGATTATTTCCGTGTTGATAGTATCGGAAATCCATTTGATCAATACATGCCACAACAATTTTTTCAATCAAAAATAGTCGAAGTCAGATTGGACATACCAAATGATACTATCATCGTCGATCCCTTTATGTCTGTTGTGAAACTTTATGTCTTTACAAACGACAAAGACACTATTTGGGGAACCCAAAATCCTTTTGCGGATAGTTTAATTCATTTCTCATTGAACAATACATACTTATGGAGTACAGGTGACATTACTGCTTACGATGATCCTAGTAATCGCTATGATTGCTATTCCTCAGGAAATTATTTCTTTGACGCTCCTTTGAACACCCTTTTCTTTCATGCCTCCTATATTGAAAATGCTATAACAATTGACACCATCATTACTATTCCTGTTCATTATGCCAAACCGTTAGTAAGTGTATTGTCTATAAATGATGTTGCTTATGATGACCAGACGCTTGTTGTCAACTCAAATACTGACGTAGATTTTGAAATCAACCTTAACCGGACATTAGATTATCAAGATCCTGCCGGTTATGACAAGATCATCGCACTTGAAGCGCGTCACAACGGAGAAGGTGCAGCACCTTATACTCAGGTGTGGAATGACCCGCAGGGTGTCAGAGATTTTACAGTGACCATACCGCTATCTTCAATTGCAGCTGAACTCATCCCCGGATACAACATTTTTGAGTTTCGTGCCAGAGGAAAATGCGCTAATTCCGCTTTGAATGAATTTTCTGAGATCATCACTATAAAAATCTTTTATCTCGATTTTATGTGGAATGAGGAATTAAGCTCTCCGGTATGCCAGGATAATACGGTTTATGAGTTGACCGGTATACCCGAAGGAGGCTACTTTTCAGGAGAAGGTGTCATTGCTTCGACCACATTGTATAATCCCTCGCTGGCTACACCAGGTGTACATACCATCACTTATCATCTCCTCGTCGAGGGTGCGGAATATACCGTCGGTAAAGAATTAGAGCTCACGGCGCTCCCTGATTTTCAGCTCACCGGCGACCGTGAAGTCTGCCTCAATGAATACGATGTCAGCTATATAATCAGTCCCGGTCCAGCCGGTTATGATCAGATTACATGGGATAACATCGAAGGTGGCAGGATACAGTCACTCAGCGGGGATCATTCCCAGGCTATTATTCATTGGCATGGACAAGGATCTTTAAGTGAAATGCTTCGTACCGGTAAAATAACCGTCAAAATGGAAAAAGACGGCTGCATGACGTCTAAGGAATTCCTTATCGATATTGGGAATACTAAAGCTCCCGATACCTCTTTCATGATGCTTTACAACCATAATCTGTTACTTTGTTCCGACACCTCGGCAAACTATTTTTACTGGTATCAAAACGGTGAATTGCTTCAAACCACGCAGGTACCCTATTGCTTCCTGGGTGAATCTTTTGCACCTGCTGCCGGAGCTCAGTTTTATGTCATGACGGCTTTCGAACTCAATGATGCGGCCTGCCTCACACAATCAAATATTTATCTCTGGCCCGGCGATAAAAATATCGGATATACGCTAAATCAAAGTGACCTGGTGGTCTGCCCGAATCCCAATGATGGGAATTTTACCGTGATTATACCTGATATGGATAAGAACGAATACTTTATCACTGTTTCCGATTTAACGGGTAAAGTCATCACTTCCATGTCACTCAATCCTGCAACGGGCCGAAAAGAGTGCATGATACACGGCAATAACTGGCCTGCCGGTATCTATCTGTTACGACTGGAAGGATATGCAACTTCCTTGTATAAAAAAATCGTTATCAACAAATGAATACAATCCTGCTAAGAATAACACGCCTTGCACTTATCAATTTGCTTGTTTTACTTGCATTATCGCTGTATGCACAAAAAAAGAACGACACCCTTTACGTCAACAACAGCGATATCATCAAGCAATATGGCCGTAGCATCGATTTCAATGCCGAGAGCAAAGCCCTTATCCAGAGGAATATCAGGATGCTCGTCGATTCGTGTCTGCTCACGATGAAACTCCGTGAAGAGGCATCCGAGCAGTTCGACCAGGTGGTCATCGAAAAATTTAAAAGCTATTTCGATGAACAGGCAGTCGTTAAAAATGTACCGGCTATTCCGAACTTTTTCCAGCCGCGGGCATGTCTCGACACCTCTTCATTCCCTGCCTATTACTCAGTTCAGTCTTATTGCGACAGTGCACAGAGATGGTTCGACTATATTGAAATATTGAAAGAAACAGATGTCGTAGCCAATGATTTCTATTTTAAATTCCGTGGCGAGATTTATACCAATGCGCTGGTGTCAATCGAATTTTCTGCCCCATCGCGAATTGACTGCAAATCCATGGTCCGTCAATCTGTCAACCTGAACTTCTGGTTCACAATGTCAAAACAAAAATATATTTATAAATCCGGTGTCGAGATTCCTATTCAATATAAGATCAGATTTCTGGAAATACAACCTGATACCATTAAACCTCCCGTTACTATTGATTATAAAAACCGCTGGAGCTTTCTGAATTTGACATTGCATGGTGGTGGTAGTGCGGCCTCCTTCAAGTCACTCAGTGAATATAATGACATCACCATAGAACCTGCCGAAACTTACGGTGCCCTTGCCAGCCTTACCTTCATCGCCAGCGACACATTCACTGTCTTTAATAAGGTACGCCGCTGGGAGTATGGCCTGGATATTGGTATAAGCTATAATCACGTGGTCTGGAACTGGCAACTCGATACGTACAAAAATGAAGCATACGCCACACTTTCACCTTTGAACGATTTATTATGCAACCATACCCTCCTTACTCAAGTCAAATCACTCACCGAGAAAAAAACATTCGATGTGCTGTCGGTTCCACTTTCACTATCGCTGAAACGCTATTTTACTCCGAAAAAAATCAATGCCATCATATTGAATGCCGGCGTTTCGTTTAATTATCTGTTGAATAACACAACTGAAATAACATCCGGCACTATTTCCTATGTTGGCAAAAACTGTGCTTTCCAGGATCCGCAAAGCGGCGACTGGATCGAAGGGATCACCATTGACGACCTGCCCTATTATGGTTTCGGAACCTACGATGCCGTTCTTAACTCCGGCGATGATAATAAAACTTTTGAACCTTACTATATCGCCGCCCATCTTAAAGTGGGATTCGACCTTCGTAAGGACCGCTATGCCCGTCTGCACTGGATCATCGCACCCTATGTGAATTATTCTATTACGGAACTGCGCTCAGGGAATACCCCTGATAAAATCATCGAACCCGCAGGTAATATAACCGACCTTTCAATGGCGACGACATCAATAAAACCTTTCAGCTTCGGTATCGAAGTCGGAATATCATACAACTTCAAACAAAATAGCCTGAAAAATATCAGGACATGGAAAAAAAATAAATCTGTAAATAAACCTGAACAATAAAATTCAAAATAGCACAGCCGATGAATAGAAAAATACTGCTGTTCATTTTTATCCTGTCTCTACATCCTTTCTGCAGGGGACAGGTTATTTCACAGCAACCTGTCAACGACTCCATTTGCCTTGGACAGCAAGAGGCACTTTTTTCGATTGCCTGCACTACGCCCGATATCATCTTTACCTGGGAACTCAGTGAAACATCCTCAGGGATCTGGAATATCATTACATCAGATATGCCGGGTCTCACAGGGTATGATAACGATACTCTGCAGGTCACCGACGCCAGCAGCTATGTCACTTATTTGTTCCGTTGCTCCCTATCTAATATCTTTTCAGGACAGTTTCTTGAAACCAGTGCTCCCGCCGGTATTATCATCATTCAGCCACCTGTTACAGACTTTGGAATAAACCAATCGTCGACATTTTCACCATGCTATAACCTCTGTGCCGGCACAGCAGCACAGTTTTATGACCTTTCTCAGGATCCATATACTGTTACCGCATGGCAGTGGGATTTTGATGACGGAATAACCTCTGTCTTTCAAAATCCCAGTCATCTGTTCCTTGCTCCAGGTGATTATACCATCAGCCTCAAAACTTGGAACCGGTTCGGATGCAGCTCCACCGTCCAGAAACAGGTCACCGTGCTTCCGTTTCATCAGCTCACCATCACAGGACCTGACATCATTTGCAGCAACCAGTCATCATTCGATAGCGACATGTATTACTCCATTTCACCTTTTTGCGACACCTGCAATTATGAATGGATATTGCCCGACGATCATATTCTTTATTCGGAACAAATCAACTCCAGCACCATCCGTATACACTGGGGTGAGGTGGATCAGGCCATTCAGCTTACAATGAGGGTGACCGAACGGAATACCTGCTGGCAATGCCTCACAGGAAAAGCCACAAAAGAGATACTGCTGAAATCGCAGCAATCGCCCGATACGGCCTTTAAAATCAAACGTAAAGCTCCTTATAAAGGTATTCTTATCTACCTTGGTGAAGATATGCCACTGTATCGCTGGGGATATACGGTCAATACGACTTTCCAGGATGTCATCAACACGGTTTATTATTCCAACTTCTGCGACTTCGGCATGCTGGATCTAGAACACAACACATATTG
Above is a genomic segment from Bacteroidota bacterium containing:
- a CDS encoding PKD domain-containing protein; the encoded protein is MNRKILLFIFILSLHPFCRGQVISQQPVNDSICLGQQEALFSIACTTPDIIFTWELSETSSGIWNIITSDMPGLTGYDNDTLQVTDASSYVTYLFRCSLSNIFSGQFLETSAPAGIIIIQPPVTDFGINQSSTFSPCYNLCAGTAAQFYDLSQDPYTVTAWQWDFDDGITSVFQNPSHLFLAPGDYTISLKTWNRFGCSSTVQKQVTVLPFHQLTITGPDIICSNQSSFDSDMYYSISPFCDTCNYEWILPDDHILYSEQINSSTIRIHWGEVDQAIQLTMRVTERNTCWQCLTGKATKEILLKSQQSPDTAFKIKRKAPYKGILIYLGEDMPLYRWGYTVNTTFQDVINTVYYSNFCDFGMLDLEHNTYWVETSASTSGECWTRSLYNEQMDLKLSGALEISVMPSSASKGIYTLIIKNAADHRYIADIYSSQGQLVRSELIPKINFIDTFTYEMNLSSLVDGVYIISVKSDAGQQAKKAMIVQ
- a CDS encoding T9SS type A sorting domain-containing protein; translation: MIKKYAKYFALLYVILIMDYFRVDSIGNPFDQYMPQQFFQSKIVEVRLDIPNDTIIVDPFMSVVKLYVFTNDKDTIWGTQNPFADSLIHFSLNNTYLWSTGDITAYDDPSNRYDCYSSGNYFFDAPLNTLFFHASYIENAITIDTIITIPVHYAKPLVSVLSINDVAYDDQTLVVNSNTDVDFEINLNRTLDYQDPAGYDKIIALEARHNGEGAAPYTQVWNDPQGVRDFTVTIPLSSIAAELIPGYNIFEFRARGKCANSALNEFSEIITIKIFYLDFMWNEELSSPVCQDNTVYELTGIPEGGYFSGEGVIASTTLYNPSLATPGVHTITYHLLVEGAEYTVGKELELTALPDFQLTGDREVCLNEYDVSYIISPGPAGYDQITWDNIEGGRIQSLSGDHSQAIIHWHGQGSLSEMLRTGKITVKMEKDGCMTSKEFLIDIGNTKAPDTSFMMLYNHNLLLCSDTSANYFYWYQNGELLQTTQVPYCFLGESFAPAAGAQFYVMTAFELNDAACLTQSNIYLWPGDKNIGYTLNQSDLVVCPNPNDGNFTVIIPDMDKNEYFITVSDLTGKVITSMSLNPATGRKECMIHGNNWPAGIYLLRLEGYATSLYKKIVINK
- a CDS encoding T9SS type A sorting domain-containing protein; this translates as MKKFVWYTLSFLLIIIFTIDIKAQEGTEIPGGDVFGHWTAGNSPYYIQGNITLPTDSALIIDPGVEVIFQGNYYLNVFGSLQSIGTSTDSIIFIGKNPLTYWYGISFDTESALNPDQSDIRFCRFENVHNRPGNTKFGAIKVNQHIIETIENCTFQECEMAITLSTNSPVHLIQNCYFDNITGYWAVNLSTNQVVNSFNVLTNTFSSIYQNAIIIEDNRVALMTVNIENNVFDNNGIEQSNSSIIISGNYLIENVRIVQNSFNNINKGHPDGTTVLITENNEDFTLNFLDNTIESCGNPGALSGGIYVDKSYEILFSSNEFTGNQGYKSGMAYINSNRFTSENDVFTSNSSIFEPDDDKSGNGGAIFFQNVGENGLFKISETQFSHNNAIKKGGSIFINILNQFDSIEIKNSSFIDESSSLHGGCLAVSFNGDLNFSGFYNNTFTGNRASEYGGCIYFYSEGIHDISEFESVNNTVMGNPDVTETESYIYYSAYRLPENIRFYNDTITDINFNETIVNKYNRVIHFEDRSDQQNGTTTIEIKNSEYARCNRGIFYFLARHDIQDILLQQCSFEEIHTSSPGGIFVDANHIGDIRIQAGSYTSIINSESDGGVMYFSSATDVESLQVLPYNTIPAIFDVCSASSVEDTGNGGCIYVKAVNGTVNTVDIRSGIFTNCSADNGGGSFYITGGNNMTGKIRNIIVRDNEVRGLADKLVYDGPGGFMFYYSPASVDSIAITGNEMFDLPIAGSGGAFYISSYDIGPVFIEGNSFNHTSNNNTGDATNGGALCMISEQDIESITLSVGQPGIKNYFNSCTTTGYGGCIYAEAGGLIGDIFIDQAVCEDCSSTLGGGCFYFTSGGAFKNVRNQNLTVTNSTLNALNGNTQTRGSGGYLYYFSPSTLNALTITSNQLKNITAAGQGGAFFVSVADLGPVTLQSNDFTNIGTQGNTAADGGVIYLSSGHDITGIEIIPDNTAVTNIFTECYSADNGGCIYARAAGLIGPVILAGAIFDQSHAGIRGGSLFLQSDNATMSSLAQSLHIEGNVITGSALQNSSESEGGFLYYISSYFLETITLASNTIQNISAAGAGGAFYIAADGIGPVKMKSNDVQNVKAIKQGQGADGGIMFISSSKDIAGIYITSSLTSVANIYRSCHSSGSGGCIFAYAQGLIGDVIVQNNNITNCYAGDGGGSFYLHSDHTYPSTITQGLNVSTNTVSGNGSQSLTQGSGGFLYYSSPAYLDSLIIRTNTFQDIYATEAGGALYVEVSDMGPLVVEGNSFQNLKSENDNGGVLCLISAKDLTAMKIISSITGETNYFNTCSAGEQGGCIYAHAAGLIGDVTVTKAQFTDCYAATGGGSVFLQSDFINTAIVQQNITVNSNDIAGTSLQSITGGPGGFMYCSTPSFVSLLEINDNNTHDLTVNGSGGGFYLTSAGIGTATIQNNVFNHLTCTDDDIYADGGAISIFSNDALIENIIFASNDLEEIHGFNNGGALNISGKGIRHGVVDNNTWKNITAKNCGGMGYIKNSIRAGTLNIAGNSFENTQSFSEIPLQGGAVYISGLDTLACVDNNFNHMKSIDKGGSIYMDTTLYTDFDMCRFQNCSSDIGGAVYATGNNEMETLTAKGCSFYQNISGTKGGGLFIAQFDDVIIGEELSGNIFSANQNLSTNNVSKGGSIYATLINTFTLTSADVYGNTSSDGGGIYLDQTETIDLNRNDFMGNIALHNGGAIYLNNVRTGDIRMNGFQYCSSANNGGAIDISNSAAYNDIVNVTDNYFYKNQTREGGAILSNYALDIKRNLFRENACFNLDQSGEYYGSAIYLYDKGIQSILFNSIFDNNLSENPDDGSAYFQQSSLSVPHEFSVQNCTFLNSGENKSVFSKQNKINIVNSLFQNSLKLDYEPGYFNEHVEAFYSDLVFADIWTNNNFDSVVVFQPNCYTFDCDQPVVDQGDPSSIYNDNYQPIGCGTLRNDVGMTGGPHNPDGSSVILCEPNDTLSVNVLAMQDCDVYTFTCPEHPEKWDTYFWFLPDDEILISDTNLITMPMDISPGKTYIKLLVEDTNQIPSRFGFGIGELNVKKLRIPALQVINQTPSGDDYFVNYIPFRFEISATILDKPDNYSYIWEIIEMNGVTLDTSESTETSIAIIVNHIDPVASDLFFTVRYTGTDTHCNIVEQKILQVNILTECTLPGVSFFPPPEQDTIFFYCSDSLVIHFFQGMIHQSGAEINTGNIQSIYTLTDNTAGEMLWADEYNFFEIDPTGIILYPDTVDLCNRKGHTFTLTLIGDQVITQDCKINMEGNPFTLFAITDVGIDEYPTAFEVFPNPTNDKVFIRSYMSLSLDITVYSAYGEKVMTIQNLNSKILELDFHSLPGGIYFIHLSNSSNQQVSSFRIVKE